In Paenibacillus sp. FSL R7-0345, a single window of DNA contains:
- the fosB gene encoding metallothiol transferase FosB — MNIQNINHLCFSVSDLDRSIKFYSDVFGAKILVKGRRLAYFDLNGLWIALNQEDVVRDRENRTYTHIAFTMDIADYEGLLNKLKSLQVEILPGRERDVRDKHSIYFLDPDGHMFEFHTGSLQDRLDYYRAEKEHMIFYE; from the coding sequence TTGAACATCCAAAACATAAACCACCTTTGCTTCTCTGTATCGGATCTGGACAGGTCCATCAAGTTCTACTCAGACGTATTCGGAGCGAAGATTCTGGTTAAAGGCCGGAGGCTGGCTTATTTTGATCTGAACGGGCTGTGGATCGCCTTGAATCAGGAGGATGTGGTTCGGGACCGGGAGAATAGGACGTATACGCATATTGCTTTTACAATGGATATAGCGGATTATGAGGGATTGCTCAATAAGTTGAAAAGTTTACAAGTTGAGATTCTGCCCGGGCGGGAACGGGATGTCAGGGACAAGCATTCCATTTATTTTCTTGATCCGGATGGACATATGTTTGAGTTTCACACGGGGAGCTTGCAGGACCGGCTTGATTATTACCGCGCGGAGAAGGAGCATATGATTTTTTATGAGTAA
- a CDS encoding (2Fe-2S)-binding protein produces the protein MDGYLSSVSWQQLTEDYQLWLGEPTASSVCTIALSQLSDEAACREYVSWLKNYIGAPDTQVAASMLAKRIGYLWIVPLLNAMTFHNRKVSIDLNKSFLYHPDWSAGQGDTRFPFLAIDGLRTVAAPLENRAGWREEAVREIFTAGLAPLMQTLAAVGPVSMAVLWENIMVRIAPLYSSETAETGQDRQRMIEDFTYLTHVAPGSVFGMRRNPLTRFTESHDGVQAAKSKRITCCFYYRMSGEYCRKCPKIDNENESQLK, from the coding sequence ATGGACGGCTATCTGTCGTCTGTCTCCTGGCAACAATTGACGGAGGATTATCAGCTATGGCTGGGCGAACCGACGGCAAGCAGTGTCTGTACCATTGCCCTGAGCCAGCTGAGTGATGAGGCTGCCTGCCGTGAATATGTGAGCTGGCTCAAGAATTATATCGGAGCGCCGGATACGCAGGTTGCCGCTTCCATGCTGGCCAAGCGGATCGGTTACCTGTGGATTGTACCGCTGCTGAATGCAATGACCTTTCATAACCGGAAAGTCTCAATCGATTTAAATAAAAGCTTTCTCTATCATCCCGATTGGTCCGCCGGACAAGGGGATACGCGATTTCCATTCCTTGCTATAGACGGTCTGCGGACGGTGGCTGCACCACTGGAGAACAGGGCAGGATGGCGGGAAGAGGCCGTCAGGGAGATTTTCACTGCAGGCCTTGCGCCGCTTATGCAGACACTTGCCGCAGTTGGCCCCGTCTCCATGGCGGTACTCTGGGAAAATATTATGGTGCGCATAGCGCCGCTGTATTCATCTGAGACAGCTGAAACCGGGCAAGACAGGCAGCGGATGATCGAAGATTTTACTTATCTGACCCATGTTGCACCTGGTTCTGTGTTTGGCATGAGGCGTAATCCGTTAACACGTTTCACCGAATCCCATGACGGGGTTCAGGCTGCCAAAAGCAAGCGGATTACTTGTTGCTTCTACTACCGGATGTCGGGAGAATATTGCCGGAAGTGTCCGAAAATTGACAATGAGAATGAATCTCAATTAAAATGA
- a CDS encoding DUF4085 family protein, which yields MRYLTKEWYELCQRTGLYFGKRVHSGAYTRDESLYSRLYARKEKQYIKEQRESYDYDPRSLLEQEGAKLVPARKLFGNEEIAEEDILIYHMPPEQKLEIEQRIADYDARPPFDLSSCRQKFKELHEWYCSDEADRLPEELIKQIADIRVLALGYCTKDTMQELKRLSEENKIQMNAIGKQYREAQQAEQIPDYIRERLHFHDCRVMEIHSEQDVIIRLDNEGEMTDMNQITLVVPEIIQLDEHIVGSSWLYDELYRVNDGYELHVLFSGREMPELIVRCEDIVVEERCIN from the coding sequence ATGAGATATTTAACGAAAGAATGGTATGAGCTGTGCCAGCGGACCGGTTTATATTTTGGCAAAAGAGTACATAGCGGAGCGTATACACGGGATGAGTCCCTGTATTCAAGGCTCTATGCGAGAAAAGAGAAACAATACATAAAAGAGCAGCGTGAATCTTACGACTACGACCCCCGTTCCCTGCTGGAACAGGAGGGTGCCAAGCTTGTACCAGCACGGAAGCTGTTTGGTAACGAAGAGATCGCGGAAGAGGACATTCTCATTTATCACATGCCGCCCGAACAAAAATTAGAGATAGAGCAGAGGATTGCGGACTACGATGCCCGCCCTCCGTTTGACCTATCGAGCTGCAGGCAAAAGTTTAAGGAGCTTCATGAATGGTACTGCAGTGATGAGGCTGATCGGCTGCCGGAAGAGCTGATCAAGCAGATTGCTGACATAAGGGTTCTGGCCCTGGGCTATTGCACAAAGGATACTATGCAAGAGCTTAAGCGGCTGAGTGAAGAAAATAAAATACAAATGAACGCTATAGGAAAACAGTACCGGGAGGCGCAGCAGGCAGAGCAGATTCCGGATTATATCCGGGAACGGTTGCATTTTCACGATTGCCGGGTGATGGAGATTCACTCCGAGCAGGATGTAATCATCCGGCTGGACAACGAGGGGGAAATGACCGATATGAACCAAATTACGCTGGTTGTCCCGGAAATTATACAGCTGGATGAGCATATCGTGGGCAGCAGCTGGCTGTATGATGAGCTGTACCGTGTGAATGATGGGTATGAGCTTCATGTACTTTTTTCCGGGAGAGAGATGCCTGAGCTGATTGTGCGGTGTGAGGATATTGTGGTGGAGGAGAGGTGTATAAATTGA
- a CDS encoding iron-siderophore ABC transporter substrate-binding protein — protein MNRATKRQSSSLLMVWMLALVLVLTACGSNGGNVNTGNAAQATAASAEPSPASETQASATPEAQAAAAYPVTIKHIKGEYTLTEKPKVIAALDVKFIDQLIALGEQPAGSVVAGAKGATFPEYLGELGDVQVLGTRDEPNLEAIVALKPDLILMTDFQEEAYESVSKIAPTIVLDFYEDWRATLATMGEITGKQAEAKTVQQAYEDKLTGLREQLKAKLGNETVALIRPRPEGIRVHGPEHRTGSILYDDLGLNAPEFVTAITEDTSVEISMETVADIGADRYFLLSDDLFAKDAEELANSPVWKSMDAVKNNRAYDVNATLWIAYYGPIAINIIVDQAAEALLGAQ, from the coding sequence ATGAATAGAGCAACAAAAAGGCAGTCATCATCACTATTAATGGTATGGATGCTGGCACTGGTCCTTGTACTTACAGCTTGCGGTTCTAATGGAGGGAACGTAAATACGGGGAATGCAGCACAGGCAACTGCGGCGTCGGCCGAGCCGTCTCCGGCATCCGAAACGCAGGCTTCGGCAACACCGGAGGCACAGGCTGCAGCAGCCTACCCGGTTACGATTAAACATATCAAAGGCGAATACACGCTGACTGAGAAGCCGAAGGTTATTGCCGCACTCGACGTGAAATTCATCGATCAGTTGATTGCGCTTGGCGAGCAGCCGGCGGGAAGTGTGGTAGCTGGAGCAAAAGGCGCGACGTTCCCGGAATATCTGGGCGAGCTTGGGGATGTGCAGGTTCTGGGTACGAGGGATGAGCCTAACCTGGAGGCTATCGTAGCGCTGAAGCCGGATCTGATCCTGATGACCGACTTCCAGGAAGAAGCGTATGAGAGCGTCAGCAAAATAGCGCCGACAATCGTACTCGATTTCTACGAGGATTGGCGGGCTACGCTGGCTACCATGGGTGAGATAACAGGAAAACAAGCGGAGGCGAAAACCGTACAGCAGGCGTACGAGGACAAACTCACCGGTCTGCGCGAGCAGCTGAAGGCGAAGCTGGGCAACGAAACGGTGGCATTGATCCGTCCGAGACCGGAAGGGATTCGTGTCCACGGGCCGGAGCACCGGACAGGCAGCATTCTTTATGATGATTTGGGATTAAACGCACCTGAATTTGTTACAGCCATCACAGAGGATACCTCTGTTGAGATTTCCATGGAGACTGTTGCGGATATCGGAGCGGACCGCTATTTCCTGCTGTCGGATGATCTGTTTGCCAAAGATGCAGAAGAACTGGCGAATAGCCCGGTCTGGAAATCCATGGATGCCGTTAAAAATAACCGTGCCTACGACGTGAACGCCACGCTTTGGATCGCTTATTATGGTCCAATTGCCATTAACATTATTGTAGACCAGGCTGCGGAAGCACTGCTGGGAGCGCAGTAA